The Carassius carassius chromosome 31, fCarCar2.1, whole genome shotgun sequence genome includes a region encoding these proteins:
- the LOC132111549 gene encoding L-threonine 3-dehydrogenase, mitochondrial-like isoform X1, translating into MLSGVRSCVRSLCKGFSVRGMSLSPRQINRWPSNESSEPPTDCPRVLITGGLGQLGVGLAQMLRKQYGKENIILSDIRRPPTEVYNMGPFVYADVLDYKNLRELVVNNRITWLVHYSALLSAIGEANVALARTINITGLHNVLDLAQENCLRLFVPSTIGAFGPSSPRDPAPDLCIQRPRTIYGVSKVHAELMGEYLHHKYGLDFRCLRYPGVVSAHTKPGGGTTDYAVQIFHDALSSGHHECYLRSNTRLPMMHISDCHRATIEFMQAPESQLSLRTYNIAAMSFTPEEVAEEIRKHLPNLRVTYNPDTIRQTIADSWPVRFDDSNARQDWGWKPAYGLSELVTDMLASIREKKNNTGLPVS; encoded by the exons ATGCTGTCAGGTGTCCGCTCGTGTGTCCGCTCGTTGTGCAAAGGTTTTTCGGTTCGCGGCATGAGTTTATCGCCACGTCAGATCAACCGATGGCCGAGCAACGAGTCCTCCGAGCCTCCCACGGACTGTCCTCGGGTCCTCATCACAG GTGGTTTGGGACAGCTTGGAGTTGGACTAGCTCAAATGCTGAG GAAGCAGTATGGAAAGGAAAACATCATTCTGTCGGACATTAGGAGGCCTCCCACTGAAGTTTATAACATGG GTCCATTTGTATATGCTGATGTGCTGGACTATAAAAACCTGAGGGAGCTGGTTGTGAATAACAGAATCACCTGGCTGGTGCATTACAGTGCATTACTCAGTGCTATCGGGGAAGCTAACGTGGCTCTTGCCCGCACCATCAATATCACAG GTCTACATAATGTGTTAGACCTGGCTCAGGAGAACTGCTTGCGACTGTTTGTTCCAAGTACCATCGGAGCATTCGGCCCTTCATCTCCCCGTGATCCAGCACCTGACCTCTGTATCCAGAGACCCCGCACCATTTATGGGGTTTCCAAAGTCCATGCAGAGCTGATGGGGGAA TATCTCCACCATAAATATGGCCTGGATTTCCGATGCTTGCGATACCCAGGAGTTGTTTCTGCCCACACCAAGCCAGGAGGAGGCACTACTG ATTATGCTGTCCAGATATTTCACGATGCCCTTAGCTCCGGCCACCATGAATGTTACTTGCGCTCCAACACAAGGCTTCCAATGATGCACATATCTGACTGCCACAGGGCCACCATTGAGTTTATGCAGGCCCCTGAAAGCCAACTTTCTCTGCGCACTTACAACATCGCAGCTATGAGCTTCACACCTGAAGAAGTGGCGGAGGAGATTCGCAAACACCTGCCCAACTTGAGGGTCACATACAATCCTGATACCATCCGCCAGACTATTG CGGACAGCTGGCCAGTGCGGTTTGATGACTCGAACGCACGTCAGGACTGGGGCTGGAAGCCTGCGTATGGCCTGTCAGAGCTGGTCACAGACATGCTGGCCTCCAtccgtgaaaaaaaaaacaatacaggaCTACCTGTCAGCTAG
- the LOC132111549 gene encoding L-threonine 3-dehydrogenase, mitochondrial-like isoform X2 produces the protein MLVQQSGLGQLGVGLAQMLRKQYGKENIILSDIRRPPTEVYNMGPFVYADVLDYKNLRELVVNNRITWLVHYSALLSAIGEANVALARTINITGLHNVLDLAQENCLRLFVPSTIGAFGPSSPRDPAPDLCIQRPRTIYGVSKVHAELMGEYLHHKYGLDFRCLRYPGVVSAHTKPGGGTTDYAVQIFHDALSSGHHECYLRSNTRLPMMHISDCHRATIEFMQAPESQLSLRTYNIAAMSFTPEEVAEEIRKHLPNLRVTYNPDTIRQTIADSWPVRFDDSNARQDWGWKPAYGLSELVTDMLASIREKKNNTGLPVS, from the exons ATGCTTGTGCAACAGA GTGGTTTGGGACAGCTTGGAGTTGGACTAGCTCAAATGCTGAG GAAGCAGTATGGAAAGGAAAACATCATTCTGTCGGACATTAGGAGGCCTCCCACTGAAGTTTATAACATGG GTCCATTTGTATATGCTGATGTGCTGGACTATAAAAACCTGAGGGAGCTGGTTGTGAATAACAGAATCACCTGGCTGGTGCATTACAGTGCATTACTCAGTGCTATCGGGGAAGCTAACGTGGCTCTTGCCCGCACCATCAATATCACAG GTCTACATAATGTGTTAGACCTGGCTCAGGAGAACTGCTTGCGACTGTTTGTTCCAAGTACCATCGGAGCATTCGGCCCTTCATCTCCCCGTGATCCAGCACCTGACCTCTGTATCCAGAGACCCCGCACCATTTATGGGGTTTCCAAAGTCCATGCAGAGCTGATGGGGGAA TATCTCCACCATAAATATGGCCTGGATTTCCGATGCTTGCGATACCCAGGAGTTGTTTCTGCCCACACCAAGCCAGGAGGAGGCACTACTG ATTATGCTGTCCAGATATTTCACGATGCCCTTAGCTCCGGCCACCATGAATGTTACTTGCGCTCCAACACAAGGCTTCCAATGATGCACATATCTGACTGCCACAGGGCCACCATTGAGTTTATGCAGGCCCCTGAAAGCCAACTTTCTCTGCGCACTTACAACATCGCAGCTATGAGCTTCACACCTGAAGAAGTGGCGGAGGAGATTCGCAAACACCTGCCCAACTTGAGGGTCACATACAATCCTGATACCATCCGCCAGACTATTG CGGACAGCTGGCCAGTGCGGTTTGATGACTCGAACGCACGTCAGGACTGGGGCTGGAAGCCTGCGTATGGCCTGTCAGAGCTGGTCACAGACATGCTGGCCTCCAtccgtgaaaaaaaaaacaatacaggaCTACCTGTCAGCTAG
- the LOC132111549 gene encoding L-threonine 3-dehydrogenase, mitochondrial-like isoform X3 encodes MLRKQYGKENIILSDIRRPPTEVYNMGPFVYADVLDYKNLRELVVNNRITWLVHYSALLSAIGEANVALARTINITGLHNVLDLAQENCLRLFVPSTIGAFGPSSPRDPAPDLCIQRPRTIYGVSKVHAELMGEYLHHKYGLDFRCLRYPGVVSAHTKPGGGTTDYAVQIFHDALSSGHHECYLRSNTRLPMMHISDCHRATIEFMQAPESQLSLRTYNIAAMSFTPEEVAEEIRKHLPNLRVTYNPDTIRQTIADSWPVRFDDSNARQDWGWKPAYGLSELVTDMLASIREKKNNTGLPVS; translated from the exons ATGCTGAG GAAGCAGTATGGAAAGGAAAACATCATTCTGTCGGACATTAGGAGGCCTCCCACTGAAGTTTATAACATGG GTCCATTTGTATATGCTGATGTGCTGGACTATAAAAACCTGAGGGAGCTGGTTGTGAATAACAGAATCACCTGGCTGGTGCATTACAGTGCATTACTCAGTGCTATCGGGGAAGCTAACGTGGCTCTTGCCCGCACCATCAATATCACAG GTCTACATAATGTGTTAGACCTGGCTCAGGAGAACTGCTTGCGACTGTTTGTTCCAAGTACCATCGGAGCATTCGGCCCTTCATCTCCCCGTGATCCAGCACCTGACCTCTGTATCCAGAGACCCCGCACCATTTATGGGGTTTCCAAAGTCCATGCAGAGCTGATGGGGGAA TATCTCCACCATAAATATGGCCTGGATTTCCGATGCTTGCGATACCCAGGAGTTGTTTCTGCCCACACCAAGCCAGGAGGAGGCACTACTG ATTATGCTGTCCAGATATTTCACGATGCCCTTAGCTCCGGCCACCATGAATGTTACTTGCGCTCCAACACAAGGCTTCCAATGATGCACATATCTGACTGCCACAGGGCCACCATTGAGTTTATGCAGGCCCCTGAAAGCCAACTTTCTCTGCGCACTTACAACATCGCAGCTATGAGCTTCACACCTGAAGAAGTGGCGGAGGAGATTCGCAAACACCTGCCCAACTTGAGGGTCACATACAATCCTGATACCATCCGCCAGACTATTG CGGACAGCTGGCCAGTGCGGTTTGATGACTCGAACGCACGTCAGGACTGGGGCTGGAAGCCTGCGTATGGCCTGTCAGAGCTGGTCACAGACATGCTGGCCTCCAtccgtgaaaaaaaaaacaatacaggaCTACCTGTCAGCTAG